A genomic segment from Streptomyces sp. TLI_235 encodes:
- a CDS encoding alpha/beta hydrolase family protein: MSNTFTLLQRFNPAGLHDAAKGWRQLSAAAEDAENRHRHQVNGPLRHSHWQGKDADSAFYAMERTEQVLEILRVEAESAALVLDTVADRMDQAKTNLLNALRRADEWQLPVSDDGTVGLPQQAAADRHDPDAQTERQNQVILRNQVQERINAALTAAQEASDQGAHALGRLDASILTQPRTFGAAAESAQDAKDVARDLGLAAPYIPENKDPKQAADWWKSLTPEQQRSYLALHPEEVGRLDGLPSTVRDEANRLVLEQQLDALHAGDPRHSDLTYEQYNKRENALRALKDHMDQRDGEDEQHQLFLLGLDPKGDGRAIVSTGNPDTADHTAVLVPGTATTLESMPGQIDRIDKLQNAAERSAKPGEKVAVISWLGYDAPEIPPESLGVAGTGRAEDGAADMRRFTEGVRVVQGDHHSHLTVIGHSYGTTAVGIAAQGGGGLHADDIIGVASPGMGTNNANNLNVDPGPRLAGHSPGRQHPAGRRPVPRPQPHSRELRRQQLRRRHPRPQRLLGPRQQEPRQPRTHHRRPATRHQPKRARRSTQPQR; the protein is encoded by the coding sequence GTGAGCAACACCTTCACGCTCCTCCAGCGGTTCAACCCCGCAGGGCTGCACGACGCGGCCAAGGGCTGGCGGCAGCTGTCCGCCGCGGCAGAGGACGCCGAGAACCGGCACCGGCACCAGGTGAACGGGCCGCTTCGGCACTCGCACTGGCAGGGCAAGGACGCCGACAGCGCCTTCTACGCCATGGAGCGCACCGAACAGGTCCTCGAGATCCTCCGGGTAGAGGCCGAATCCGCGGCTCTGGTCCTGGACACCGTCGCGGACCGGATGGACCAGGCCAAGACCAACCTGCTGAACGCCCTGCGCCGGGCCGACGAGTGGCAGCTGCCCGTATCGGACGACGGCACGGTCGGGCTCCCGCAGCAGGCCGCGGCCGACCGGCACGACCCGGATGCTCAGACGGAACGGCAGAACCAGGTGATCTTGCGCAATCAGGTCCAAGAGCGCATCAACGCCGCTCTCACGGCCGCGCAGGAGGCCAGCGACCAGGGCGCCCACGCTCTGGGGCGCCTCGACGCGAGCATCCTCACCCAGCCCCGGACCTTCGGCGCGGCCGCGGAATCGGCGCAGGACGCCAAGGACGTCGCCAGGGACCTCGGACTCGCCGCGCCGTACATCCCGGAGAACAAGGACCCCAAGCAGGCTGCCGACTGGTGGAAGTCCCTGACTCCCGAGCAGCAGCGGAGCTACCTGGCGCTGCACCCCGAGGAGGTCGGGCGGCTCGACGGCCTGCCGTCCACCGTCCGGGACGAGGCGAACCGCCTCGTCCTGGAGCAGCAGCTCGATGCCCTGCACGCCGGCGATCCCCGGCACAGCGACCTGACGTACGAGCAGTACAACAAGCGCGAGAACGCACTTCGGGCGCTGAAGGACCACATGGACCAGCGGGACGGAGAGGACGAGCAGCACCAGCTCTTCCTCCTCGGCCTCGATCCAAAGGGCGACGGCAGGGCCATCGTGTCCACGGGAAACCCCGATACCGCCGACCACACCGCGGTCCTGGTCCCGGGTACCGCGACCACCCTGGAGAGCATGCCCGGGCAGATCGACCGGATCGACAAGCTGCAGAACGCCGCCGAGCGGTCCGCGAAGCCCGGGGAGAAGGTCGCCGTGATCTCCTGGCTCGGCTACGACGCACCGGAGATCCCCCCTGAGAGCCTGGGCGTCGCCGGAACAGGACGCGCCGAGGACGGGGCAGCCGACATGCGCCGCTTCACCGAAGGAGTGCGCGTGGTCCAGGGCGACCACCACAGCCACCTGACCGTCATCGGCCACAGCTACGGCACCACCGCCGTCGGCATCGCCGCCCAGGGCGGCGGAGGCCTGCACGCCGACGACATCATCGGCGTCGCCAGCCCCGGCATGGGCACCAACAACGCCAACAACCTCAACGTCGACCCCGGGCCACGTCTGGCTGGGCACAGCCCAGGACGACAACATCCGGCGGGTCGCCGACCTGTCCCTCGGCCCCAACCCCATTCGCGAGAACTTCGGCGGCAACAACTTCGTCGTCGACACCCACGGCCACAGCGGTTACTGGGACCCCGACAGCAAGAGCCTCGTCAACCAAGGACGCATCATCGCCGGCCAGCCACCCGCCACCAGCCCAAAAGAGCCCGAAGATCCACTCAACCCCAACGGTGA
- a CDS encoding transposase, whose protein sequence is MTEQSQRRAYPSDLSDARWALVEPVLTAWRTERQKTSLGLGGRVADLREVMNAILYVNRTGIAGRYLPHDFPPHTTVFSHFSAWTADGTIEKLGIRLHRLVREKEGRQPEPTACAIDAQSVKTAPSVPTSYRRLAWDRDGAAAAGNTDLSVEGFSLAGCPGERRAGHETLGSSS, encoded by the coding sequence ATGACGGAGCAGTCGCAGCGCAGAGCCTATCCGAGTGATTTGTCCGATGCCCGCTGGGCCCTCGTGGAGCCGGTCCTGACCGCTTGGCGGACCGAGCGACAGAAGACCTCGCTGGGGCTCGGCGGCAGGGTCGCCGACCTGCGCGAGGTCATGAACGCGATCCTCTACGTGAACCGCACCGGGATCGCCGGGCGCTACCTGCCACACGACTTCCCGCCCCACACCACCGTGTTCTCGCACTTCAGCGCCTGGACTGCCGACGGCACGATCGAGAAGCTCGGCATCCGACTGCACCGCCTGGTCCGCGAGAAGGAGGGCCGGCAGCCCGAGCCGACGGCCTGCGCGATCGATGCCCAGAGCGTGAAAACCGCACCCAGCGTGCCGACTTCTTACAGACGACTCGCCTGGGACCGGGACGGAGCGGCAGCTGCGGGTAATACTGATCTTTCGGTAGAGGGTTTCAGCCTCGCCGGTTGTCCGGGTGAACGTAGAGCCGGACACGAGACCTTGGGCTCGTCTAGCTGA
- a CDS encoding transposase, translating into MTDRRPYPSDLSDARWALVEPTLTAWRRARTERALAFGRPPEHELRDLLDAILYVDRTGIPWCYLPHDYPPWETVYAYFARWQKEGVFEQLNGLLRRLVRTAEGRDPEPTACIIDSQSIKTSTNVPVAGQGADVGKRIVGRKRNIVTDTIGLLLVVLVTAASVQDGTAGRQLLTAVAAEHPTVRKAWADMGYKNAAVEHAATLGIDLEIVRRDPTTRGFVVQPRRWIVERTFGWLMNHRRLARDYEALPARSEAMVHVAMIGLMTRRLTGESTPTWRGT; encoded by the coding sequence ATGACGGATCGTCGACCGTATCCGAGCGACCTGTCCGACGCCCGCTGGGCCCTGGTCGAACCCACCCTCACCGCCTGGCGCCGAGCCCGCACCGAACGCGCCCTGGCGTTCGGTCGGCCTCCCGAGCACGAGCTGCGCGACCTCCTCGATGCGATCCTCTACGTCGACCGAACCGGCATCCCCTGGTGCTACCTCCCCCACGACTACCCGCCCTGGGAGACGGTCTACGCCTACTTCGCCCGCTGGCAGAAGGAAGGAGTGTTCGAGCAGCTCAATGGCCTTCTCCGGCGGCTGGTCCGCACCGCCGAGGGCCGCGATCCGGAACCCACTGCGTGCATCATCGACTCGCAGAGCATCAAGACCTCCACGAACGTCCCTGTCGCTGGCCAGGGCGCCGATGTCGGGAAGCGGATCGTCGGTAGGAAACGCAACATCGTCACCGACACGATCGGCCTGCTGCTCGTGGTGCTGGTCACCGCCGCGAGCGTCCAGGACGGCACCGCCGGCCGACAGCTGCTGACCGCCGTCGCGGCCGAGCACCCCACCGTCCGCAAGGCCTGGGCCGACATGGGCTACAAGAACGCCGCCGTCGAACACGCCGCCACTCTCGGCATCGACCTCGAGATCGTCCGACGCGACCCCACCACCAGGGGATTCGTCGTCCAGCCCCGCAGATGGATCGTCGAGCGCACCTTCGGCTGGCTCATGAACCACCGGCGCCTGGCCCGCGACTACGAGGCACTCCCGGCCCGCTCGGAAGCCATGGTCCACGTCGCCATGATCGGCCTCATGACCCGCCGCCTCACCGGCGAATCCACCCCAACCTGGCGCGGAACCTGA
- a CDS encoding transposase, with protein MTEQSQRRAYPSDLSDARWALVEPVLTAWRTERQKTSLGLGGRVADLREVMNAILYVNRTGIAWRYLPHDFPPHTTVFSHFSAWTADGTIEKLGIRLHRLVREKEGRQPEPTACAIDAQSVKTAPSVPTSTQGIDAGKRIVGRKRSIVVDTLGLLLLVMVTAASVSDNEAGKQLLTQLAESHPTITKAWVDTGYKTQAVEHGAELGIDVDVVPRNTQVKGFSVVPRRWVVERTFGWIMMHRRIARDYETKPEHSESMIRLAMISNLARRATGESTITWHKP; from the coding sequence ATGACGGAGCAGTCGCAGCGCAGAGCCTATCCGAGTGATTTGTCCGATGCCCGCTGGGCCCTCGTGGAGCCGGTCCTGACCGCTTGGCGGACCGAGCGACAGAAGACCTCGCTGGGGCTCGGCGGCAGGGTCGCCGACCTGCGCGAGGTCATGAACGCGATCCTCTACGTGAACCGCACCGGGATCGCCTGGCGCTACCTGCCACACGACTTCCCGCCCCACACCACCGTGTTCTCGCACTTCAGCGCCTGGACTGCCGACGGCACGATCGAGAAGCTCGGCATCCGACTGCACCGCCTGGTCCGCGAGAAGGAGGGCCGGCAGCCCGAGCCGACGGCCTGCGCGATCGATGCTCAGAGCGTGAAAACCGCACCCAGCGTGCCGACTTCCACCCAGGGCATCGACGCCGGCAAGAGGATCGTCGGCCGCAAGCGCAGCATCGTCGTCGACACGCTCGGCCTTCTTCTGCTCGTGATGGTGACCGCGGCCAGCGTTTCGGACAACGAGGCCGGCAAGCAGCTCCTCACCCAACTCGCCGAGTCGCATCCCACGATCACCAAGGCCTGGGTCGACACCGGCTACAAGACCCAGGCCGTCGAACACGGGGCGGAGCTCGGCATCGATGTCGATGTCGTCCCGCGAAATACCCAGGTCAAGGGCTTCTCGGTCGTTCCCCGGAGATGGGTCGTCGAGCGCACCTTCGGCTGGATCATGATGCACCGCCGGATCGCCCGCGACTACGAGACCAAACCCGAGCACTCCGAGAGCATGATCCGCCTCGCGATGATCTCCAACCTCGCCAGACGAGCAACGGGCGAAAGCACCATAACCTGGCACAAACCATGA
- a CDS encoding DNA-binding SARP family transcriptional activator gives MMRFGLLGPLTVHDGSEELTPSNPLGRLLLVALLLNPNRPVSTDRLQAVLWGERPPQTAAASLHNHVLRLRRTLGPAGRDRLRSAPSGFLLLVEDGELDTEVFSAHVQRARSAHTRQDWPEAGREAAAALALWRGEPLADLPGLADSPEAAHLTELRLQALEWHGEAEIEAGRHHGLVADLARLAAEHPMREAFHRQLMIALHRGGRAPEALAVYRSLRATLVDHLGVEPSASVQQLHHEILAADAQPSAPPVTPAASPERSAAPSQLPADPSVFAGRQEEITALIRHLGGGGGTVLITGMGGIGKTALAVHAAHRLRPDYPDGHLYADMRGFGSGDARTAEQLLARFLTDLGLAPSAVPADLDDRSARYRAVLADRRVMIILDNVRDTAQIADLLPGPGRSAVIVTSRHRLPSLPNAVHLGLAPLDDTAQRGLLAALCGEERAAGDRESADRILEACGGMPLALRIAGARLASRPAWPLSTLARRLSLTNGRLSALAIDHLSVTGTLSVSYHALKHSRHALERDAARAFRLLGLWPAHPMSPEAAAALLGEPLDRAMDLLDSLVDSHLLETHDGSRYRFHDLLGEFAGDLARREEPEAERDAAVLRLLAWYVHAVTRARDLTVPSAPAITPSPEPSLAPLPLFGDTEEALAWYGSEMPALKEVIRRSGPLRRPDLGWRVARELLGYSQGHLQSGEWEQCLASALEMATEHGDLQGQAWMNNCLGVSHGLAHRGEESLRHLREAARLFELTGETEALASNVANQSMAHQLLGQVDLGLAALDKADRLRAKAGLGAPLFTVSARADLLLTAGRTAEAEAVYRQALEGWRERDLPTNVATTLTNLGDTLRQLGRREEAFAAFEESMAIRRALGIHVGVADTLEAMARAYFDFGEFPWAEECWRQALAIGEEEGMEWIIGDCRKGLAMLGVG, from the coding sequence ATGATGCGGTTCGGACTGCTCGGCCCCTTGACCGTCCACGACGGATCCGAAGAGCTCACCCCGAGCAACCCGCTGGGCAGGCTTCTCCTGGTCGCACTGCTGCTGAACCCCAACCGGCCGGTCTCCACGGACCGGCTCCAGGCCGTGCTGTGGGGTGAGCGCCCGCCGCAGACCGCCGCCGCCTCCCTGCACAACCATGTGCTCAGGCTGCGCCGGACACTCGGGCCGGCGGGCCGGGACCGGCTGCGGTCGGCGCCGTCCGGGTTCCTACTGCTGGTCGAGGACGGCGAGTTGGACACCGAGGTGTTCTCCGCGCACGTTCAGCGGGCGAGGAGTGCTCACACGCGGCAGGACTGGCCGGAGGCCGGCCGCGAGGCCGCCGCCGCCCTCGCCCTGTGGCGCGGGGAACCACTGGCCGACCTGCCCGGCCTCGCCGATTCGCCGGAGGCCGCGCACCTCACCGAACTGCGGCTCCAGGCCCTGGAATGGCACGGTGAAGCCGAGATCGAGGCAGGCCGTCACCACGGCCTGGTCGCCGACCTGGCCAGGCTTGCCGCCGAGCACCCGATGCGCGAGGCGTTCCACCGGCAGTTGATGATCGCCCTCCACCGCGGCGGACGGGCCCCCGAAGCGCTGGCCGTGTACCGGAGCCTACGGGCCACCCTCGTCGACCACTTGGGCGTCGAGCCGAGTGCGTCCGTGCAGCAGCTGCATCACGAGATCCTGGCCGCTGACGCCCAGCCGTCCGCCCCGCCGGTCACCCCGGCAGCGAGTCCCGAGCGGTCGGCAGCGCCGTCCCAACTCCCGGCCGATCCCTCGGTCTTCGCCGGACGGCAGGAGGAGATCACAGCCCTGATCCGGCACCTCGGCGGTGGCGGCGGCACAGTACTGATCACCGGTATGGGCGGAATCGGCAAGACTGCGCTCGCGGTCCATGCCGCCCACCGGCTCCGCCCGGACTACCCCGACGGGCACCTCTACGCCGACATGCGCGGCTTCGGTTCCGGTGATGCCCGTACCGCCGAGCAGCTGCTGGCCCGTTTCCTCACCGATCTCGGCCTCGCGCCCTCCGCCGTCCCGGCGGACCTGGACGACCGCAGCGCGCGTTACCGAGCCGTCCTGGCCGACCGGCGGGTGATGATCATCCTGGACAACGTCCGTGACACGGCCCAGATCGCCGATCTGCTGCCCGGCCCCGGTCGGTCAGCGGTGATCGTGACCAGTCGTCACCGGCTCCCGTCCCTTCCCAATGCGGTCCACCTCGGGCTCGCTCCGCTGGACGACACCGCGCAGCGCGGGCTGCTCGCAGCGCTGTGCGGGGAGGAACGGGCCGCCGGGGACCGAGAGTCGGCCGACCGCATCCTTGAGGCCTGCGGCGGTATGCCGCTCGCCCTCCGCATCGCCGGGGCCCGCCTCGCCAGCCGCCCGGCCTGGCCGCTCAGCACCCTTGCCCGGCGACTCTCCCTCACCAATGGCCGCCTCAGCGCCCTGGCCATCGACCACCTCAGCGTCACCGGCACCCTGAGCGTCAGCTACCACGCCCTGAAACACAGCCGTCACGCCCTCGAGCGGGACGCTGCCCGCGCCTTCCGCCTGCTCGGCCTCTGGCCTGCTCACCCGATGTCGCCCGAGGCCGCCGCCGCCCTCCTCGGCGAACCCCTCGACCGGGCGATGGACCTGCTCGACAGCCTGGTCGACTCCCACCTCCTGGAGACCCACGACGGCAGCCGCTACCGCTTCCACGACCTGCTCGGCGAGTTCGCGGGCGACCTGGCGCGGCGGGAGGAACCGGAGGCAGAACGGGACGCGGCCGTGCTGCGGCTGCTGGCCTGGTACGTCCACGCCGTGACCCGGGCGCGCGACCTCACCGTCCCCAGCGCGCCGGCCATCACCCCGTCGCCCGAGCCAAGCCTTGCGCCGCTTCCCCTGTTCGGGGACACCGAGGAGGCGCTGGCCTGGTACGGATCGGAAATGCCCGCCCTCAAGGAGGTCATCCGCCGGTCGGGGCCGTTGCGCCGCCCCGACCTCGGCTGGCGGGTCGCCCGCGAGCTCCTCGGGTACAGCCAGGGCCACTTGCAGAGCGGCGAATGGGAGCAGTGCCTGGCCTCCGCTCTCGAAATGGCGACCGAGCACGGGGACCTCCAGGGCCAGGCCTGGATGAACAACTGCCTCGGCGTCAGCCACGGGTTGGCCCATCGCGGCGAGGAGAGCCTGCGGCACCTTCGGGAGGCGGCCCGGCTGTTCGAGCTGACGGGGGAGACCGAGGCGCTCGCCAGCAACGTCGCCAACCAGTCGATGGCCCATCAGCTGCTCGGGCAGGTCGACCTCGGTCTGGCCGCCCTGGACAAGGCGGACCGCCTCCGGGCGAAGGCCGGGCTCGGGGCTCCCTTGTTCACCGTCAGCGCCAGGGCCGATCTGCTGCTGACGGCCGGTCGGACGGCTGAAGCCGAAGCCGTCTACCGGCAGGCCCTCGAAGGGTGGCGGGAGCGGGATCTCCCCACCAATGTGGCCACCACGCTGACCAATCTGGGCGACACCCTCCGGCAGCTGGGACGACGCGAGGAGGCGTTCGCCGCCTTCGAGGAATCGATGGCCATCCGCCGGGCGCTCGGCATTCACGTGGGTGTCGCCGACACCCTGGAGGCCATGGCCCGGGCCTACTTCGATTTCGGCGAGTTCCCCTGGGCGGAGGAGTGCTGGCGGCAGGCGCTCGCCATCGGCGAGGAGGAGGGCATGGAATGGATCATCGGGGACTGCCGGAAGGGACTCGCGATGCTCGGCGTGGGCTGA
- a CDS encoding VCBS repeat protein has protein sequence MDDGSVSPEDQALKDAKAGGAPVEVTAARTELSDTWAKPDGTFTVRRYGSPVRIWRGAAWVPTDPALEFAADGTVRPKAASVSVTFSGGGTGPLLSGVKDGRTLTYSWPSALPRPTLNANVATYAEVLPGVDLQLKAEVEGFSQLLVVKTPEAAANPQLATLKYTMSTVGLTVTTDATTGSIKAADPAGQTVFTSPTPLMWDSGTTASTGTTSTGNAVKASYTVTAAADTTSPTPGSAFEQPVGAKDAQMPTTVSGNTLQITPDQNLLKAADTKYPVFIDPSTAWGIRQNWTRVSAKYRTTSYWNANEVARVGHEDETGGLSRSFFQMDTSNIAGAKVINSTFRINNVWSWSCQARPVELWRTDGINQWTTWNHQPERHDLLATVNESKGWSSSACPGGNLEFDVTDKVRELANNRQASVTFGLYAQDETDTFAWRKFDSRSYVLETTYNNPPLTPWGLGTNPSTDCANGGLIGNTTVGLHAHIDDPDAGNLYAEFQVFRNGASTPSVDQYIPALKDRIATFTVPDSQLPDGSYQWKVRAKDELGEFSGWSDTCRFSVDRTRPKNVPAVSSAVFPSGENGWPAGTGKARTAGSFTLSPNGETDVVQFGYYTDFDPTIRNVGVAKGSPVDVQITPPGYGPHLVYAFSMDAAQNRSDTAVYVFYAAGTGARDNPGDLNGDANNDIWTVDSNGILLTYAGQGNGRFSSATNGGPNFAGSQVTYRGDWGRDGYTDLVTLEYDPVEKRKRLWAYPNNGFGLAMTSGGGQNRQELKVRCPVPDPDRGCDQGGADWTGDDHWRDADQIVGSPDLNGDGRSDLLVKQGKFLWAYYGDRSKRLDSYTGPTLVGGGNWDKYTVIAPGDTDGDNIPDLWLRDDASGDLYRSPGKLDAFGKLDPTAWGDPAALVRIGSGVTAAGYPVIGSVGDFTGDGLADLWARKADNTVLLWPGKTPGADRYAFANSTVIDGITGGARIPSGTTISSGQSLTSASNRLTMQADGNLVVYSKANKALWASNTGGTPGATAIMQTDGNLVVRRPDGSTAWQSGTSGNSNGYAVLQDRGNLVLYNVKGQSLWATGTVVRHDYNGDGRSDLAAWYNYADGHDAVHTLTTNSDGSFNRPFQSLWAPDGWYYVENMKFATGDYNGDGRSDTAALYCYGDGSVKLLTGLGKPDGGIADLVGSWSSPAGNWYCPNMTLESGDFNGDGRDDLMAWYSYGDGSDRLFTFTADVQGGFNSPFASAYLPVGWWEVNRSKFVTGDFNGDGRDDLAALYGYEDGSVRMHTFLTDPTGGFRQNAESWSGTATSWGDWSRSSVHAGDFNGDGRDDVGFWYDYANGADALFTLTARQDGGFNSPFRSWASDPGNWYLQNMKIVPGDYNGDGRDDLGAMYGYGDGSVRMFTWLTHPDGGFATSSPSWSDTPGNWWTGNSTFLKPYNTTSTG, from the coding sequence GTGGACGACGGCTCGGTCAGCCCGGAGGACCAGGCGCTGAAGGATGCGAAGGCCGGCGGCGCACCGGTCGAGGTGACGGCCGCCCGGACCGAGCTCTCGGACACCTGGGCGAAGCCGGACGGCACCTTCACGGTGAGGCGCTACGGCTCGCCGGTCCGCATCTGGCGCGGCGCAGCGTGGGTACCCACCGACCCGGCGCTGGAGTTCGCGGCGGACGGGACGGTACGGCCGAAGGCGGCATCCGTCTCAGTGACCTTCTCGGGTGGCGGCACCGGCCCCCTGCTGTCGGGGGTGAAGGACGGCCGCACACTCACGTACTCGTGGCCGTCGGCGCTCCCCAGGCCGACCCTCAACGCGAACGTGGCAACCTATGCCGAAGTGCTGCCGGGGGTCGACCTCCAGCTCAAGGCCGAGGTCGAGGGCTTCTCCCAGCTTCTGGTGGTGAAGACCCCGGAGGCCGCGGCGAACCCTCAGCTGGCGACGCTCAAGTACACGATGTCAACGGTCGGGCTGACCGTGACCACGGACGCGACGACGGGCAGCATCAAGGCAGCCGATCCCGCCGGGCAGACCGTCTTCACCAGCCCGACGCCACTCATGTGGGACTCCGGCACGACCGCCTCGACGGGCACCACCTCGACCGGCAACGCCGTGAAGGCGTCCTACACCGTTACTGCGGCCGCTGACACGACCTCCCCGACGCCCGGCTCGGCCTTCGAGCAGCCGGTGGGCGCGAAGGACGCGCAGATGCCCACCACCGTCAGCGGCAACACCCTGCAGATCACCCCGGACCAGAACCTGCTGAAGGCGGCGGACACCAAGTATCCGGTGTTCATCGATCCCTCCACAGCCTGGGGCATCCGGCAGAACTGGACGCGGGTGTCGGCGAAGTACCGCACCACCTCGTACTGGAACGCCAACGAGGTCGCCCGGGTCGGCCACGAAGACGAGACCGGCGGACTGTCGCGCTCGTTCTTCCAGATGGACACCAGTAACATCGCCGGCGCGAAGGTGATCAATTCGACCTTCCGGATCAACAACGTCTGGTCCTGGTCCTGCCAGGCACGGCCGGTGGAGCTGTGGCGCACCGACGGCATCAACCAGTGGACGACGTGGAACCACCAGCCTGAGCGGCACGATCTGCTCGCGACGGTGAACGAGTCCAAGGGCTGGTCCTCCTCCGCATGTCCCGGCGGCAACCTCGAGTTCGACGTCACCGACAAGGTCCGCGAACTGGCGAACAACCGGCAGGCGAGCGTCACCTTCGGTCTGTACGCACAGGACGAGACCGACACCTTCGCGTGGAGGAAGTTCGACTCGCGCAGCTACGTGCTGGAGACCACGTACAACAACCCGCCGCTGACCCCGTGGGGCCTCGGCACCAACCCGTCGACCGACTGCGCCAACGGCGGCCTGATCGGCAACACCACGGTCGGCCTGCACGCGCACATCGACGACCCGGACGCGGGCAATCTGTACGCCGAGTTCCAGGTCTTCCGTAACGGCGCGAGCACGCCCTCGGTGGACCAGTACATCCCCGCGCTGAAGGACCGGATCGCCACCTTCACCGTCCCTGACTCCCAGCTCCCGGACGGCAGTTACCAGTGGAAGGTGCGGGCCAAGGACGAGCTGGGGGAGTTCTCCGGCTGGAGCGACACCTGCCGGTTCTCGGTGGACCGCACCCGGCCGAAGAACGTGCCCGCGGTCTCCTCGGCGGTCTTCCCCTCCGGCGAGAACGGCTGGCCGGCCGGCACCGGCAAGGCCCGTACCGCTGGTTCCTTCACGCTGTCGCCGAACGGCGAGACGGATGTGGTCCAGTTCGGCTACTACACCGACTTCGACCCGACCATCCGCAACGTCGGTGTCGCCAAGGGCAGTCCGGTGGATGTGCAGATCACCCCGCCCGGCTACGGTCCGCACTTGGTCTACGCCTTCAGCATGGACGCGGCGCAGAACCGGTCCGACACAGCCGTGTACGTGTTCTACGCGGCCGGCACCGGGGCCCGGGACAACCCGGGTGATCTGAACGGCGATGCCAACAACGACATCTGGACCGTCGACTCCAACGGCATCCTCCTGACCTACGCAGGTCAGGGCAACGGCAGGTTCTCCAGCGCTACCAATGGCGGCCCGAACTTCGCGGGCAGCCAGGTCACCTACCGCGGCGACTGGGGCCGGGACGGCTACACCGACCTGGTCACCCTGGAGTACGACCCAGTCGAGAAGCGCAAGCGTCTCTGGGCGTACCCCAACAACGGCTTCGGTCTCGCCATGACCAGCGGCGGCGGCCAGAACCGGCAGGAGCTCAAGGTCCGCTGCCCGGTGCCCGACCCCGACCGGGGCTGCGACCAGGGCGGTGCGGACTGGACCGGCGACGACCACTGGCGGGACGCGGACCAGATCGTCGGCTCCCCCGACCTCAACGGCGACGGCCGCTCCGATCTCCTGGTCAAGCAGGGCAAGTTCCTCTGGGCCTACTACGGAGACCGCAGCAAGCGCCTCGACTCCTACACCGGCCCCACCCTGGTCGGCGGCGGCAACTGGGACAAGTACACCGTCATCGCCCCCGGCGACACCGATGGCGACAACATCCCCGACCTGTGGCTGCGCGACGATGCCAGTGGTGACCTCTACCGGTCGCCCGGAAAGCTGGACGCCTTCGGCAAGCTCGACCCCACCGCCTGGGGCGACCCGGCCGCGCTGGTGCGGATCGGCTCGGGCGTCACGGCCGCCGGCTACCCCGTGATCGGCTCTGTCGGCGACTTCACCGGCGACGGACTCGCCGACCTGTGGGCCAGGAAGGCCGACAACACCGTTCTGCTGTGGCCGGGCAAGACTCCGGGGGCCGACCGCTACGCGTTCGCCAACAGCACGGTGATCGACGGCATCACCGGTGGCGCCCGGATCCCGTCCGGCACCACCATCTCGTCCGGGCAGTCGCTCACCTCGGCCTCCAACCGGCTCACCATGCAGGCCGACGGCAATCTGGTCGTCTACTCCAAGGCCAACAAGGCCCTGTGGGCGAGCAACACCGGCGGCACACCGGGAGCCACCGCAATCATGCAGACCGACGGCAACCTGGTGGTCCGCCGTCCGGACGGCAGCACCGCCTGGCAGTCCGGCACCTCGGGCAACAGCAACGGCTACGCGGTGCTCCAGGATCGCGGCAACCTGGTGCTCTACAACGTCAAGGGCCAGTCTCTCTGGGCCACCGGCACGGTCGTGCGGCACGACTACAACGGCGACGGACGCAGCGACCTGGCCGCCTGGTACAACTACGCGGACGGGCACGACGCCGTGCACACGCTGACCACCAACTCGGACGGGTCGTTCAACCGGCCGTTCCAGTCCCTCTGGGCACCCGACGGCTGGTACTACGTGGAGAACATGAAGTTCGCCACCGGCGACTACAACGGCGACGGACGCAGCGACACAGCCGCGCTGTACTGCTACGGCGACGGCTCGGTCAAGCTCCTCACCGGGCTCGGCAAACCGGACGGCGGTATCGCCGACCTGGTCGGCTCCTGGAGCTCCCCCGCCGGGAACTGGTACTGCCCCAACATGACGCTGGAGAGCGGCGACTTCAACGGCGACGGCCGCGACGACCTGATGGCCTGGTACTCCTACGGCGACGGCAGCGACCGCCTGTTCACGTTCACCGCCGACGTCCAGGGCGGCTTCAACTCCCCCTTCGCGTCGGCCTACCTCCCGGTCGGCTGGTGGGAGGTGAACCGCAGCAAGTTCGTCACCGGGGACTTCAACGGCGACGGGCGCGACGACCTCGCCGCCCTCTACGGCTACGAGGACGGATCGGTGAGGATGCACACCTTCCTCACCGACCCGACCGGCGGGTTCCGGCAGAACGCCGAGTCCTGGAGCGGTACCGCGACGAGCTGGGGCGACTGGAGCCGTTCCAGTGTCCATGCCGGTGACTTCAACGGCGACGGCCGGGACGACGTGGGCTTCTGGTACGACTACGCCAATGGCGCCGACGCGCTGTTCACGCTGACGGCCAGGCAGGACGGGGGCTTCAACTCGCCCTTCCGCTCCTGGGCCTCCGATCCGGGCAACTGGTACCTGCAGAACATGAAGATCGTGCCGGGTGACTACAACGGCGATGGCCGGGACGACCTCGGCGCCATGTACGGCTACGGCGACGGCAGCGTCCGGATGTTCACCTGGCTCACCCACCCGGACGGCGGGTTCGCCACTTCCTCCCCGTCCTGGAGCGACACCCCGGGCAACTGGTGGACCGGCAACAGCACCTTCCTGAAGCCCTACAACACCACCTCAACGGGCTGA